The sequence TTGCTATGTGCTCCAGGACGCACAAACATCCCAGTCCTATGTCCAGACCGTGAAGGAACAGCTACATGGTAACCCTTCAAAACTTTTGGATGATTCAGACTTTGTAAGATTACAAAAACCTTTATAGCATATTTGTTTATCAACTACATTGCAGGGTTTAGACATGACTCCACTGGTAAGATTACGAAGCAGATCCTTAAAATGCTGAAATCTGATCTCCCTAAGCCTTATCCAACTTATCGGTCTCTCCCACCAGAAATTAAAAACCGATGGTTCAGAGCTTTTGCGGTAAATATATCCTTTCTTTGGTAGATGTTTAAGTATGATATAATTGCTTTGTGGTTTCTAATCAATTATGTGGTCATCCACAGCAAGAGTTCAACTGGGATCCAAGCATTACAGAGTATGTTCGCACAAACTACAATAAGCAAGCAAAAGCATCTTTTAAAGCTAATGTCCGTGATTGGAAGAAAACATGGACAAATAAAGGACCTGACAACTTACCTGATTGGATGAAGGCGAAGAAAAATCTATTTGATGATTACATCAAGATGcggtaaatatatttttttctttgcaagCTTCATTCAATCATATTTAGTTCACTCATATAATCTGATTGAGcctttatcttttttattactaactatggtttatgtttttgctAAGACAATTGAATTAGGAGCGGAGCCTAATATGATTTATTTCATGAAACAAACACACTTAGACAAGAAGACCCGAACCATTAGTGATATGAAGACCAAACAGTATCTGGATAAGGCTTCTAGTCAAGTGGAGCTCATACAATCCCAACGCCAACCTGATGGTGATCCTTCGGCTCAGCCAGACCCTCTTACAACAGAGGAGATTAACTCTATTATGCGTAAAGTAAGTTACTCTTATTCCCTATCTTATTAACTGTTTCATTATCTATCAAGTGATTTACATGTTGTGGATGTCTTATAAAATATCTATCAAGTGAGCATTTTACAAGTCTTGGTTTTAATTTACAGGTTGTTCCAAAGGTTAGAGGTAAACGTTATGGCTTTGGTAACCTTTTCGATGATGGAtgcccatcttcttcttcagctccaTGTCAGATTCCTAAACTACAAGAGGAGATTCAAACATTGAAGGCTCGTGAACAAGAGAAGGACGCTCAGATCAAGTTTCTCATGGAATGCAACAAGCTCCTCCTAGGGCGGTTTCCTGATCTACGTCCACCTGACTACCCGGTGACACCAGCAACAGTGGAAGACGATGACGAGACACAACCTTGATCAGTTTCATAATATCTTGTAAAAAGTACGTTTATTGTATTTGGATTGTTTTTCTGAGTAATGAAGTATTATGTATTGGACGATTGCATGTGTctagtttaaatttataaaaatgcaaactaatTGGAAACAAGGAAAATTAATATTGGGTGATTACCTGTATTAAACGTTTGATAAACTTGATCTGAAGTTTTCGTAGTTAAAGAGAATGAAATTTTTGAAGGAACCTGGAATGATATTCTCGAAAGAATCTTGAAGGAAATTTTCGAAGGAACTTGGAGTGAAAATGTGAAGGAAAATAGAATGAAGAGtgtagaagaaaaaacatatgcGTAGGAAAATTAAAGGACATTAGTTGAAGGAAACTCGAAGGAGATAGCCAAGGAAAGTAGACAATACTgcccttcttctttctttcttttctcctacCACATTTCCTTCGAAACTAATTTCCTAGAAAACTGGTAAGATATTTCCTTCCAAATGCTCActaatttctattttcttcgGACTATTTCCTCTTAATTTTTCTGAAGGAAAACAGTAAGAAACATCTGTTTCCTAATAAATTCCTACGATTTTGGTGGTaggaaatcaaacattttcttgtagtgttatgttttcgaaaaaaaaaaaattatcgagaTTAGTACTAGTTTATTACGTACTATTGCTAACTTGTGACTTCGATATTAAATATATAGCAAAATTCGCATTAATGTTGCGTACCAAAGATTTAGACCCCATTTCCATTTTCCATCGgaaaaaatgtattttgatttgatttacaCCTGCTTACGGTCTTATTTTGCTTGAAACGTAATCCGTTTCTATTAGATGAAGCTAAGTATGCAATTTACATGTTAAGTAACATACtatcatttaatgttttttaaacgaaacattacataaaaataatgtaaacgCCATAGTTTGGTAAAAAAACActtgattggttttttttttgtcaaaatgtattttgttgttgttgtgaaacACTAGAATGTtctgttttgaaaattaaatattagaatTTAACATGTTAATCttaaagcaaagaaacaaagcaaaaaatatggggaaaaagaaagaagcaaagcaATGGACCCCTAGTATCTATGCGATTAACATGTTGGAGATAGTTAGAACTTAGTTAGACTCAAAAGAAGTATTGGCCCAATATATATAGACTAAGAGAAGTGATGGCCAAATTATAATTAACGTATCGTGACTGGATCAGAAGTATGTATTTTGGAATTGGGCTCATGGAATAAGATACATATAAGAAGTTTGGAGTCTCACGGTCTCTCTGGCATGGTTTAGTTAGCGATGAggttagagaaagaaaaaaaagacattacgaacaaaaatagaaaagtcaATGTTTTAAATGCCTTGTAAACCAAAAGGTATCTTTCTATTTTGGGTTTAGATAGTGATCAATAATTCCAAAGACAGCCAAGAGCATCGACCGCATGACCGCATGACCGCATTGTCCGTAACCGCGTATATTCGCTAAACAACCTAAATAGGCTAAattcaacaaaaccaagtaaCTGTACGAGATGATAAGCTCTTATTGTTGTCTTACTATTAAGCCGTTTTCCCTATAAACTTGGAAACAAggatattttcgatttttttttattttccttttgatgAATACAATTTtctattctttaaaaaataaaaacgataaataaatcaaaattagtttGTAACTAACATTACTTCGTATTCAATGATTATCcttttcttcgtcttcgtccGACCATTAGATGAAGACCAGTTGTTGTTTACcttaattttttagaaaacaattaaaCTCGGTATGCTAGTTATAATAACTTTGTTGCACGTTGTCCGGCCATTTTTGTCTGATGACGTTTGCCTACCGATGATCTTATCTAACTATCCTTTTCTCTTCCATGCTTGTACACCATCACAAAAGAACTGTTCAACATTTATTAGACTGATTACATTCTCTTGGAGACGCAAATGACATCATGATAATTATACTTAgagaaaacataaacaataacataaccaaAGCCAATGAGTTTAATTCTTCTTGACTTCCCGGATTTTGTAAAGACTATGTGGCTCTATAATTTACCCCCTAATTATTAAGCAACTAGTATGTTTAATTAGATAATTGAGATGAACTGACCTTATCCcaatcttaaaaataattaataaagacTTAGGCACTACATATAATCGATTTGTTTCTTAGACTCTTgccatattttatttaatcatatatagttggatctgtgtaaaaaaaaagtgtgtgcTAACAGATGCTGCATTCATTGATTTAGAACATCAAATACCCAACCCAACCACATTTCAAAAGGGCTTTGATTTTAATATGGATGAACGATTCAAGCTTCAATCGAATATCGTAGCATACATATAGGCATATAgcagctgcaaaaaaaaattacataattcaGACTAttcagttaaaattttaaagatattaaaaagtcGAAACTTCTATACGATATAGTAATCTAGTTATTAAAGCATAGTCAGAGACACTAAAAGCTCGTGGCCGGTGAGATATAAAATGAAGAATGCTAACCCCAATAAAATCATCTCAATTTCCACTGCGTCCCCTCTTAAATACTAGTAGCTATTAAAGTTTGTAGTTAATGTACATATGATAGTATTTGGTTAAACAAAGACATATGATGATGTCTTCAGAAACGAGGATTACATACATAATGTAAGAGTCTAATAGAAATCTAAAGTCTTAGGACGAAGAGTTCCtcgttattttctttttaaaatcgaaattatataagagtttttaagatgcaaacaacaaacaaaaaaaataaaaaaatgtaaatgtaaatggaaTATTTCGTCGGTTAGTGTAAACAAATAATAGTAATACCATGTATGACCAcgacatcaaaaaaaaaaatttatgttattgaaCTTTAATAATATGTACACAGTAGTGTGTTATTTTATAGTTTGGCCAAAGTGCGTGTAACATATGGGTTCCTAGTACCTTCCGGGAAAGGTTAGTGTCGTCAAGAAACTACTCTGTTAAAGGTTAGCATTAGGTTTCCCAAACTAAGATACATGCTGATGCTTGTACTTAGAAGAAATCGATTCCACAAATCTTATTACGTATATCCATCCTATTAGGTattgaatattaaaaacttatgaaaaataatttttaaaattagaacaaaattatgtgtcggtttagtttataaatgagatgattagagtttagattttagtacaattaaaaagaaattatatgttggtttgggtttacaaatgaagtggttagagtttagattttacaattaaaacgaaattatatgtcggtttgggtttacaaatgaggtgattagggtttagactttacaattagaatgaaattatatgtcggttgagatttacaaatgagatgattatgatttagattttataattagaacgaaattatatgtcggtttgggtttacaaatgagatgataatggtttagattttacaattaaaatgaaattatatgtcaattTAGGTTTACAGATTAGATGATTacggtttaaattttataattagaataaaattatatatcagtttgggtttataaaagaacggtttaagtttttaattttataataatgtaaacaGAATTTATTTCTAGAGATGAACCAAGTATTGTTCAAAACTTATCTAGATAATTAAAgacaatcaaaaaaatttcaaaatgaaatttatctagattttattaatttcgTTAATTATTAGGTTAAactatataactaaaaaattgtaaacaatAGGTGATAATCACTACTagtatctatcttaacatttttagaatacatttttgtgtcatcctctcttatctttgtattcAAACAAGTCCtaaactaaattctctacaatccttacaaccaaacacaatcatttccttatatgctaatattaatttcctaaaatctatctatctaatttaaatcaatatgtttgattaaaatataattctcctttcacttttatttaatcttatatttaattatttgaattactatttaatacataatgttaataaaattttagattttttttcagcatatgatgtgatttgaatttttatatattttaaaaattgttttaggatttttgtaaccaaaaaatatattctaatatagattattttacatttgagttattttaatatataatgaatatttacaCTTAATCCCTATATTAGTTTAAATGAGAAACCATATTGAAGATATGGTATAATATTCGGGTTATAACAAAAGCCAATAAAATCCATAATAATTATCAATATACAAGCATATTTCTTAACATGGATAAACACACAAATACGCATTCCTAACGATTTCAATCACAAAATCCGGTTTtggtaagatatttttaaataaagaaaagaattaaGTGGTTTTAGTACTAAACATTAATCATGAAATCGTAATTCAGTAGAGATTTCTCCCATTTCTTAGCTAAAGATCGAGAAAATATGGAAACATAAAATTTGCTAGACTAACATTCCTTATCTTAATATGTTAGGCTTGCTCACCAATTTTCTCTCGATTTACAATAATACCTAACTGGCATCATCAAAGATCTCTATAAAAAACCTGTTAATAGAAGGTAGAAAAATCATCTGAACAAACACAATTTACTTATAGCAAAccataataaactttaaaatttcaatggCTCCCTCATTTGCTTATCTAAGAGATTGGTGTTAGCGCAAGTGCTTGGTGTTAGCCGATGAAAAAGCAGATCTCTGTCAACACTTTATTTCTGTTTtctcatatatacatatatcattatatgttaTGTATCAATTAACTACTAATAGCActtcttgttttcttaaaaacttagggtttttagggttttttttataattatttattctcAACAAAGAGGCAAGATTGGAACACCAACAACTAATGTGGTGTTTAAACATGTATTTCAGAATCTGGAGAACAAAGATGTTGAAGAAACATATTTCCACTTATATATTATCCGGATCGTATACATATTTCTACTTAAAATTTATCTTTCTCTCCGTACGTTGAGTTTGTACAGAAAAGTAGAAGTAAGAGAATGTTAGACAATTTCTTAATTAACTatgtttttgtcaaccaaacttCGTCTTATTTAACTCTTTCATCCATTCTATGTTAATAATAAAGTTAGATTATTGAACttttacaaaaactaataacgtgattttgtttttgggcaAAACGTTACAAAATCGATTGAGATATCTATTTCAATATCAACCTCTTATTCACATAATCGAAgagataaaaatttaaaaatcaatctATTTTACATCCAgaacaaaatattgattttacCTCGGCTCGACTCTCTTTGTTTGTTATGTATCATTACAAAATATTGTTTGTTAACAAAAATCAATCGAAGTAAAATCATTTTGTGATTCCGATTGTTCCACGGTGTACTCGGCTCTCTTTGTTTGGACAACTGAAGAGTTTTCAATTATAATACTCtatattatcatattttttatattgttaattctCTTGCATTAAGTTTCTCTCcttcccttttttaaaaaaaaataaaaatacttttaataaaCAACTATTTGCACACTTCATGGTAATTTCGTTTTGTAaggatatacaaaaaaaaactcttcaaattaaaacattacctaacattaaaatatagtCCTTCACATactattattttcaaattactaacaattacttcaaaattatgaaaaaaacatatttatctgccaaactcaaacaaaattatatattacagctaaacaattataattaacaatttatttaaataccgctatatcttttaattatacaagatataatagttttataattttcgaaaacttaaaatattataaacattcaaacttacaaaaatgtgtaaaatatcATTTGGGTGATATAATGGGATGGATTTGGATCaacattcatataattttaaagaatttaatttGGTACTACCACACGGCTAAATAAGTTTGATGATATCTTACTCTTTTTATAAGTAAGACTCACATACATTTAATACAATATACTGTTAATAATTACAAaacaccaatatatatatatatatatatacaataatactataatatttatattaacccCCAATCTATtttaaattcgaaattataaaacttagatataataataaaatgaaaaatgtaaaaattgttttgtggtGTATCATGCGGTAAATCCTAGTACAATATTACGAATGGATCGAAACATCTATGTCTATGTGATGtgacattaattaatttttgtatcagaataaaaataaatacagtatatataaataagatgaCACGTCAGAGCCAATACGAAGAACACATCTATCCCAATCTCCACTCTCGACGACAAAAGTCTCAAACTCTATAAATACTTCAACGCTACAGTTGCAAAACACATCTCAAAAtcgaaacacaaaaacaaacaaatatgacTACTTCTACTTCAATCAGATCCATAACCCTAGCTCTCACAGTCTTCTCTGTGTTACTGATCTCCTTGTCTCTCTCCGGCGTCACAGCGACGGAGACGACGCGGAGCGAGGCGGAGGCACGGCGGATGTACGAGCGGTGGCTAGTTGAGAATCGAAAGAACTACAACGGTcttggagagaaagagagacggtTCGAGATCTTCAAAGACAACTTGAAGTTCGTGGAAGAGCACAATTCGGTACCGGATCGGACTTTCGAAGTAGGGTTGAACCGGTTCGCTGATTTGACTAACGACGAGTTTCGTGCGGTTTACTtgaggaggaagatggagaGAACTAGGGTTCCGGTGAAGGGAGAGAGGTATTTGTATAAGGCTGGTGATAGTTTGCCTGATGAAATCGATTGGAGAGCTAAAGGTGCTGTGAATCCAGTCAAAGATCAAGGAAACTGTGGTACGTCTTATTGCGTTTGCGTTTTAATCgctacttttttttggttttttgtgttTCGTGTTTGAGCTGATTAGTGTGGTTGAACGTTACAGGAAGTTGTTGGGCGTTTTCTGCGATTGGAGCGGTTGAAGGGCTAAACCAGATTAAGAcaggggagttgatatctttGTCGGAGCAAGAACTTGTTGATTGTGACACGAGTTACAATGGTGGTTGTGCTGGAGGTCTTATGGACTATGCTTTTCAGTTCATTATTAAAAACGGTGGGATTGATACAGAGGAAGACTATCCTTATGTCGGAACTGATGTTAACATGTGCAATTCCGATAAGGTACGAGTAAACGATAatgtttttgtagtttttggttGACAATGTTGTTGTATACTTATGTGTTGTGtggttgttttatttatttgcagaAGAACACTCGTGTTGTTACGATTGATGGTTATGAGGATGTTCCTCGAAACGATGAGaagtctttgaagaaggctcTTGCTAACCAACCAATTAGTGTCGCTATTGAAGCCGGTGGCAGAGCTTTCCAGCTTTACAAATCTGTAAATTTTCAGTGAACCTTACTTTGGTTTCGTTCATCCAAGATTTGGTNCCACCTAAGTccacttgttgttgtctttatGAGTACGAAGGTAAATGCTATAGCTGGGGATGTTGTCCGCTCGAGTCAGCCACTTGCTGTGACGACGGTTCTAGCTGCTGCCCTCAGTCATACCCTGTCTGCGATTTGAAGGCCGGTACTTGTAGAATGGTTAGTTTCTTGTTCTTTCCTATGGCTTAAaaacactttttgttttgtttcctgtAAAGTTTAAACTGATTCGTCTACAAAATTTGGTGTGGACAGAAGGGAAACAGTCCGTTAAGCATAAAAGCCTTGACACGAGGACCAGCGATTGGGGCCACGAAGTCTACAAACGTGCTTGTAAGCAGCGCTTAAGGAAGAAAAGAACATAGTTGCTTTTCATCCCACGTTATCAAGATTCAGTCTTCTGTCTTTAAGACACTTCCAATTAAGTTTGGATCATAGTTTGACTACTCTCGTTAATTTTAATGTGTTATCTTGGAATTGATTTTACTTGCTGTAAATCTTTAAGAAGTAATCTGATATTTGCTCTCATAGCAATATAGCATTGTCAATTTGTCATCTTCcttgaataataaaatttgaccAAATTGAAGCTGGAACAACAGagtaccatcatcatcattcacatcttTTTTCTTGTAAGTTAAATTTTAGCCTTCTAATTTCTAAACATAGCGTGTTAAGCTAGACAAATAGTTGGGTTTAGTCAAGTTGTTCTCTTTTAACCTTCCAATAATTGAATCACTCTCTTTCacattaatttgataaaaattcTAGAATCATACACATGATATAATTCAAAGCAGTATGAAACTTCAGCAGTTTTGAAAGTCAACGGTCATCATTGCTGCAATTTTGGCTCAAGTGTGAAATTATTactcaaagatacaaaaaaaaattagtcatcTCAAGATTATAATGTATGATTTAAGGTAttgttttatgtatattacatacatacatgtaaCATTAAAATGAGGGAACCTGAAATGTTTCTGAagcaatcttattatataaagttgggttttcaaagttagatATCGATCGCTTTTTGTTCTCGCCGTTATAGTAGGGACCACAATATCACCCCTAATGATTTAATTCAACTTTTCCGTTGACCATGGAGgactattaaaaaatatttacaccACAATATCGCCCCTAATGATTAATATTGatattctttatataaaaaaacggtCATCTttacataacttatgttattctttttagatttgttattccctatttattgattaataataaaagaCATGTTTAAGTATACTGATCACGACACGTGTCAAGtatactgatgagatgttgacatatgtcaaaaattattattttacaaaacagctaattaagataataggagtaaatctacataaaatttacatgtttatatctaaaaaaaatttcctaaataaaaaaggaaaattaacaaactaatctatttttcattgtacgctaattatattatacatgttttctcaattaTATGTTgatatgtataaacaaaaaaaaaatcattaaacatgtcttttattattaatcaataaatagggaataacaaatctaaaaagaataacataagttatgtaaAGATGaccgtttttttatataaaaaatatcaatatcaaTCATTAGGGGCGATATTGTggtgtaaatattttttaatagtcCTCCATGGTCAACGAAAAAGTTGAATTAAATCATTAGGGGTGATATTGTGGTCCCTACTATAACGGCGAGAACAAAAAGCGATCGATATCCAAGCTGCAGAAGAAGCATTGGAGGCGAGTAGGAAGGAGCTTGGCGTTGTCGACGCAAAGAAATACGCCACACACATCAAACGCAACACCGATATGAGCAAGAAGCTCTATGACAGGGTTTGCAATATTGAAACTCAGAAGCTTAAAGCTAAGgaggagatgaggaagaagtGACAAGGcgagaaaaaagtgaaaatgcCAGATTTGGATGGAGAATATTAATAAGTGGCAAAGTTACACGGATTTATCTTGTAATATATACGAGATAAGAAATTCTTTGGATACTAGCTACTTATTTTAGTACTAGCAAGTAATTCCATCCCTAGCCATGAGTTTATACTAGCTAACAAtatatcaaattcaaattttcattCTTCCCTACTCTCTTAAAATATCTCTCTTGGTCGTAGAGCATAGTCAAGGTGTATACAACCTACATGAAAATCATAGTAAGTTTTCTTTAATTCtctaataaattttacatttagttttttttaaaagttattatttattaacttcTGGCAAATTAGTTCTCTACCGAGGTTGTATTAGTTCTTTTATATCtaatttagattatttttttaaatttatttttatagacctaattttgattattttacgTTTATGATTGTTAATTGTAGATCTTAATGTTTAGATCTGATTTTGATTATAGGTCTGACTTGGAGATTGACCGAATTTTGCTACATCACTTGTAAGTTTCGATATGATTGTTTTTGAGAATCGAAAACAAGACATGACATATGTGTGGGTAATTTCGTCAATGCTTTTAagtccaaaattattttttttcaaaaatattacaaaatctaattataataaattgttgATTATGATATACATCTATGTATATGCTGTTAAATTGTGTATTATGTATCATTTTAATAATGCAATTAATATGATATAAAGAACGAGATTTAACTACAATAAAACCGTTTACGTCATATTATCCATGAACAAAAAGGTAGATGTAGTTTCCATGATTTCTGGTGCATGACAGCGGGATTGATTGGAGAAGTATGAGATTCATTGGAGAAGTACAAGATATTGATTGGAAAAGTGGAGAAGTAGATTGCGTGTTGCTAAACcaatatattgtaaaaaaaaaggggttGATTGGAGAAGTACATGATATTCACCAGGTTTGTTGAGGCTTTGACCAAGTCCTAACTCTCTCTCCCTAGTAGGCTTGGACCAAAAAACTGAACCCAAAAACTAGAACTGGAATGGATCTGAATCCAAACTCGGAACCGGTAGAAAATCCTATTGTGTCCTAATCTCCTAAATCCGAAGAACCGGAACCAAACCAATAACTGAATGGGTATCCGACATATccgaaataaaataatatattgaaaatactagttataatttattatttataacataGCTATTCAACGttataacttaaaattcaaaaatagtaaatttttctaaaacaaaattagattaaaatgtttagctatatttttaaaaacttaaccaattttttttaaaaaaattaacttttaaaattttgtttaaatatttaacattaaaatttttggGTAATCGGGCAAAATTTGGGTAATCAGGTTAAATTTTGGATAACCGGGTACAAAATACCCGAACCTGAATGATATCCGATTTTTGtaggttctgaaattttagaCTTGATCCCGGTAAAATCCAAACTGaatctacacaaaaaaaaatctctaatttGAGATCCAAGCTGGATAGCGCGACGCATGATATGATATTTTTACTTCCTTTCCTCTAAAGCAAAGAGCGAATTGGAGGGAGTGACATCTGCCTTAAGAAGTATGGATgtcaacaaccacaacaaaggagaaggagaggagGAGATCTAGCACAACGAAGGggaaggagaggaggagatCAAGATGGTGAACACGGCACACGAAGCAAAAGAGTTAGCGGGAATACTCTTCATGTCAGAAATTAGCCAAGAGGAATACGGCATGATAGTTGCCCACAAGTTCTCTGATGAAAGAAGAGCAGCCAAGGTCGTGAAGACAGCTAGAATGATCTCCTCCAAAAATATCATTGACGCGGATATATATGAAGGCAACAATTAATATGATATAAAGAATGAGATTTAActacaataaaacctctataaattaataatg comes from Camelina sativa cultivar DH55 chromosome 19, Cs, whole genome shotgun sequence and encodes:
- the LOC104765804 gene encoding uncharacterized protein LOC104765804 isoform X1; protein product: MITSRCGAEPNMIYFMKQTHLDKKTRTISDMKTKQYLDKASSQVELIQSQRQPDGDPSAQPDPLTTEEINSIMRKVVPKVRGKRYGFGNLFDDGCPSSSSAPCQIPKLQEEIQTLKAREQEKDAQIKFLMECNKLLLGRFPDLRPPDYPVTPATVEDDDETQP
- the LOC104765804 gene encoding uncharacterized protein LOC104765804 isoform X2 codes for the protein MIYFMKQTHLDKKTRTISDMKTKQYLDKASSQVELIQSQRQPDGDPSAQPDPLTTEEINSIMRKVVPKVRGKRYGFGNLFDDGCPSSSSAPCQIPKLQEEIQTLKAREQEKDAQIKFLMECNKLLLGRFPDLRPPDYPVTPATVEDDDETQP
- the LOC104765805 gene encoding probable cysteine protease RD21C — translated: MTTSTSIRSITLALTVFSVLLISLSLSGVTATETTRSEAEARRMYERWLVENRKNYNGLGEKERRFEIFKDNLKFVEEHNSVPDRTFEVGLNRFADLTNDEFRAVYLRRKMERTRVPVKGERYLYKAGDSLPDEIDWRAKGAVNPVKDQGNCGSCWAFSAIGAVEGLNQIKTGELISLSEQELVDCDTSYNGGCAGGLMDYAFQFIIKNGGIDTEEDYPYVGTDVNMCNSDKKNTRVVTIDGYEDVPRNDEKSLKKALANQPISVAIEAGGRAFQLYKSVNFQ